The genomic segment ATAGTTCTCCCTTTTTAAGGAAAACAATTCTTCTAGCAACAATTAATAAAGTAAAACCAAGAATATTCCATAAGGATTCATACAAAAAAGTGGGATGATAGTACGTACCGTCAATATACATTTGATTAATAATAATATCCGGCAAATTTAAATTCTCCAGAAAATCTCTAGTAACCTTGCCGCCGTGAGCTTCCTGGTTCATAAAGTTCCCCCAACGCCCTATTGCCTGACCTAGTATAAGACTAGGTGCAGCAATGTCAGCCAATTGCCAAAAGGATAAACCTTTCTTTTTAGCAAAAAACCAAGCCGTTAATGCCCCTCCAATAATAGCTCCATGTATGGCAATACCACCTTCCCAAATTGCAATGATATCCCCTGGATTTTCCGAGTAATATTCCCATTTAAATAAAACATAATAAAGTCGGGCACTAAGAATGGAAATCGGTATAGCCCATAATAAAAGATCCGAAAAAGTATCTTTAGGAAGACCTTGTCTTTTAGATTCTTTTGTAGCAAGAATCCAACCAAGAAGTAAACCAGCTCCAATAATAATTCCATACCAATAAACAGTGAAAGTTCCAATTTCAAAAGCGACTCTATTTAGCGGTTGAATATTTTCCACAAAGATTCACCTCGTTTAAATTTTTAGATTAGCCAAAATTTCAAATTTCCGATATTGCTTTTTTCCTTCTTATACAAAGAACATACGTAATGCTGATTGAAAATACACTTAACCAGAAAGTAAAATAGCCTATTTGCGGAATATAATTGTCTAGTACGCTGTATCTTGGCATCATTTTAAATAGGTAATCAATCACATCATTATGAAGAGTCCAAATTGCAGCAACTACTAGATGCCAACCTTTTATTTTATAGGAGTTTTTATATAATAAACCCTGGATTGCCATTGCTCCATGGGAAAAAATCAGCATGTAACTAGACCAATCTAAATAGCCTATTTCTATCAGAACTAATAAATTCATTACAACTGCCCATATTCCATATTTCAATAGTGTTACTATAGCTAGTGCCTCAAACAGAGGTAAGTTAGTTTTCAAAAATAAAGCAATTAATACAAAAACAAAAAATAAACTAGCTGTTGGGCTATCTGGAACAAAAATT from the Niallia sp. FSL W8-0635 genome contains:
- the lgt gene encoding prolipoprotein diacylglyceryl transferase translates to MENIQPLNRVAFEIGTFTVYWYGIIIGAGLLLGWILATKESKRQGLPKDTFSDLLLWAIPISILSARLYYVLFKWEYYSENPGDIIAIWEGGIAIHGAIIGGALTAWFFAKKKGLSFWQLADIAAPSLILGQAIGRWGNFMNQEAHGGKVTRDFLENLNLPDIIINQMYIDGTYYHPTFLYESLWNILGFTLLIVARRIVFLKKGELFLVYIMWYSFGRFFIEGLRTDSLMLTTNLRVAQVISLIFFISAVLLIWYRRRKAYKSGIM
- a CDS encoding DUF1405 domain-containing protein gives rise to the protein MNFTSLLTNRKALFILLVVNIIGTLYGFLWYGGQLSVTPNKYLIFVPDSPTASLFFVFVLIALFLKTNLPLFEALAIVTLLKYGIWAVVMNLLVLIEIGYLDWSSYMLIFSHGAMAIQGLLYKNSYKIKGWHLVVAAIWTLHNDVIDYLFKMMPRYSVLDNYIPQIGYFTFWLSVFSISITYVLCIRRKKAISEI